AATCCTACTTGCAGTAAGTCATCATGTCAAACTATGTTTGCTCTAGTTCCTCGCACACGAACATCTATCTATGTATATTTATATGGATGTTTTCCGGTGAAAATTTTCTACGTGGTTTCAATTCTGTTGACAGTTCTTTCCATTTCCTGTTGACGATGCACCGGATGAAAGACCGGCCGTCAGAGGAAATCGATAGTTGTAATAGAAATTCGACAACATGGACGTTGCGCAAAAACCAGCCAGTGGAAATAACTTTCTCTATTGGGTAACTTTTGATTCCAATCACAGAACGGACGCAAGAAGATGATGCCATCCACAACGCCCCGCCCACGTCTTTTTAACGTAtcttgattttctctttaactATTTTATTGATCTAAATAAACGGAAAGAAAAGCTTCACAAATATCAACGGACTTACAGACGACGGGTAATTTCATTCCAACCATTCAAtcaaaataattatttttagttttttttttttcacagatgGTACCTTCTTTTGCAAAATCAACGTTGATTGGAGACGTCCGGTAAAGAGACATGATGAGACGAGCTGCGATACAAAAGACCGTCCTCTTCTATATCTGGCAAGTAAAACAATCTACATGATTTAATAGAATCAGCGGATCAAAACAGTAATTGCTATTGATTTTTGGTAACGAATTAGATGCTTCTCTACCCGTCGAGAAGCCAAAACATTGAAGATACTATTCAAATGAAATTCACTCACACGAATATCGACACGATTGTCGGACTTAGCAATCGTTTTCGGCGTCATGTGGTGTCAGGAAAAGAGAGTCGAGGATCACCTGGGCCTCACTCAAAAGCTGCCAAACTTGGTAATCAACATCCAAATTACTTTATTGTGCTATCAATTGTTCAAAATTTCGTTGGTAACATTTGATTACAGGTGTGGGATGATGGCTTGGCCAACGCTGCATGGCAGTGGGTCCAACATTGTCAATTTTATCACGATTCAAGCCTTCACGGTATTATAATGTTCTTACTTTCATTGGTGTTTATCGCAACACACCAGAACATTGCAATCACGATGAGCTCGGAGCGGTCGACCACACCGAACTGGGCCGACGCAGCTATTCATCCGTGGTATGCAGAGGTTGAGCACATAGACTGTCGTCACGTGACCAGGTTCAGGTAATTGTATTTCCAGTTATTCTTTACAATAGTtttccttattattattttatgttCGTTCTTTGATGAAGGAGTTTCGAAGCTGCAAACAGACAGACAATTAGACACATCACGCAGTTGGTTTGAGCTAGAACGAAAGCTGTAGGATGTGCAGCCATCGGTTACACGAACGATGTGCCACATCCGAAACACGGTTTAGATTGATGTACGTCTGCAATTACAGCCCACCAGGAAACATCATTGGCCAACCAGTTTACGAAGTTGTTTCCACTAGTCCCAGAGTCTGTCGAGAAGAGTAGCAGAGGGACGGTACTgacaaaaatgtttaaatcaGTTTCAAATTTAGCCCAAGGTTAATAACTAAACGTTGATTCCCTCACCCTCTGAAGGCTGTATAGGTCAGTAACTGCTTCGTTGGCATTTCACGAAAGGTTATTGACCCTGTGTAGGgctaaaagaaaagggaaaccGATGATGTTGGGTATCGTCTGTCTACCTGGAActgccttctttttttttccagttgtCTCCATGTGAATCCAACTGTAAAACCTGTTGCTCAGGTTAtctttgaatttcaaatcagCCGTACCACAATAGTGAGACgagctttttccagataagTAAGAGGCCCAAAAAGTTGAATCGACCCATTGAACCTTTGTCCCCCATTCCAGTCAGTAACGTCAGAATATTCCCCTAGTCCATGTTACAACTAGTTGAATCGTCATGAGGTCATCAAGTCTCATTGGAATAGTGCTAATAGCTGTTATGGTAAGAAAACTCGTCAACAAGTTTTTTGCTTTCATCGAACTTAATCCAATTTTTAATAACAAGGTTGCGCCACGGCTGAACGTGTTGCAAGCTGAAAAAACGCTTCATTTGAACAGAAAACAGGTTTTGCTTCCGTACTATTATCTCCGTTCTCATTGGCCGATAACATCCGGGATGGTCTTCCGCCAACAAAGCACATCCAGCCGATCAAATCCAGTTTTCTGCATTCCGGATAAGACGTTGGCTAAATATCCGGTCAAACGGCCGAAACTGGCTGATTTCTTAGATCTGAGAGTGACTGACGAAGAGAAGCATCTCATTTTGGAACTGCACAATCAACTCCGCCAGAGAGTTGCTTCCGGAAAAGAAAATCGAGGTTCTCCTGGACCCCAACCATCTGCCATTTCCATTCCCAATTTGGTAAATGTGACACTAGCCTTAAGAAAAATGCTCGCCTCCGAAATTCTAActatttccattttcttttaagtaGAAATGGTCCCAAGAATTAGCTGATGCCGCCTGGGAATGGGCAAAGCATCTCGCCCAGCATCACAAATTCGAACACGGTATATATGGCTTAGCTCCtgcattcgttttcttttataatATACTGTAAGTATTTTGAAACTTGATTGCGCAGGACCGGAAGGAACACCTTACGGACAAAATCTTGGCTTTTCCATCCTTTACGGAACGAGTAGCAGAACATGGGACTGGGTTATCAATTACGAATGGTCGTACGGAGTTAATCACATGAATTGCCGATGGGTCGAAGAGTTCaggtatttttaattattaaacactcacctttttatttgatttcaattTCTTATTTTGAATAAAGGGATTCATGGACACCGAATAATAAAGAGCTGATGGAACATTACAAAAACCACACGCAGTTCGCGAAACCGATCGGACGTTACACGCAAATGGTTTGGGCCGAGACCACCCACGTCGGTTGTGCAGCTATCGGATACTCATTCCATCCAGGACAGCCAGTGATCTGTTCGGAATTGTCGGGACTCGTCAGATTACTGTACGTCTGTAATTACAGTCCAAAAGGCAATATCGTTGGTCAGCCCGTCTACAAAGTGTCTTCTAATAATTGCACTTCTCGTCATCCATAGCGGTGGGTTATTTAACTCGCGTGAAATTTCAGTTTAAATACAATCGTTCTGTGTGAATCTTGAAAAGGATCCATTTATTTGGTTACCTTAATTCGCGATCCggtttcccatttttttaattcatgaATTATGGCTGGTTGTGGGAGCAATGAGATCTCGACTGAGATTCGTACGTGATTATGAACACGTAGGCATGTGGcgatttgtttaaaaaatgtaaagttTCTCCAACCCAGTTGTCAAACGTGGTACAGTTTCCACTTTAAATCAGTTCCCCCAAAAGATTTGGTCACTAAGGAGATATGTGGGTCACAAGGGTTGGTTATTTTATTTCCGTATTGGGAACACTTAATGGCAAGCCCTCCAGCAATTAAAGGGTAGTCCGTCTCCATGCGGTTGGAATATAAAAAGGGAATCAAATCTCCAGTCACTGAATAGTCGGCAAAAGAGCACAACTACCATGGTCCAGAGGCTGTTTAAAACTCTGCTATTTTCCTTCCTGGTAAGTCGTCCAATTGCATGGAGAAAGAAATTCAGTCAGtaaaaaatctcatttttgaaattgaattaaaagGTGGTTCATCAGATGAAGTTGTCAAGTGCCCAGCCAATAAGTTCTTCCTCTGATTACCATGAACCTCAACCTACTTACAGTTCGAGACTCAGTAAGAGCAGTCAGGATGTCTTGATTAAAGATCCACCAGCTTATTGCAATCCGGAACCGCCTCGTCCAATACCTTCAAGTGATGCTATTGAGTCCGATGCTCGTTTTCAACAAGCCAATTgcgtaatttttttctaggCTGTCAGTGCTATGCAAAGTTAATCAACTTTCTGTGCGTTATGTTAACAGCAGTTTCGGAATGGCGAAGAAGATGTCATTAAAGATCTAAGAGCCACTGAGGAAGACAAGAAACTCATTCTGGATCTTCACAATCATCTCAGACGCAAGGTGGCGTCGCATCGGGAGCAACGAGGCTCACCGGGACCCCAACCGCCTGCAATTTCCATGCCTAATTTGGtaacaagaaaattaaattattccTGCATAccttttcttgttcttttgtATAATTTGGAGTTGCCTAATACGTTTCTTTGTGTGCAAAGAAATGGGACGATGCACTGGCTAATGCTGCCTGGGAATGGACACAGAACCTGAAATATAAACAAGGTATTGTAATCGTTTTAAATTCGTCAGCCATAAAACGAGTAAAAGTAATTTTTGTTGGATTACAGAGCCAGATCCAGTTAATTATGGACAAAATTTGCATATGAGTTTCAGTCGGCAACCCAGGAACACGACAGACTGGGCCAGTGTCATCAATGGCAAAGATGGCTGGTTCAACGAGGTCAACTACATGGATTGTGCTAGTGTCGTATCTTTCAAGTATTTAGCGACACCTCTTCATAGGGGCAATTTTTCTAATCAGATTACCTGAATTTATCTTTTTGCAGGAGTTGCCAAGCGATTAACGGCAAAGTAATTGGCCATTATACGCAATTAGTTTGGGCTGAAACTACTCACGTCGGTTGTGCAGCCATTGGATATTACGATGATTACAACGGCTATCCTTTCACGCCCGGACATCCTTACAAACAGTTCTATATCTGCAATTACAGTCCCCGCGGCAATGCTCCAAATAAACCCGTCTACAAAGTGGAtacttcttcatcttcttcaaatTGCCCCAATCAACTAGAATAGATGTGAAATAAATTGTACATGAATTACAAAGATTATATAGAAATACAAATTCCTTCGTTGATGCGATTCGTATGGCTAATCAAGGCTTTCCTTTACTAAATTCTCTCGGTTGCTAACAAAATCCTATTGGAAGATTGTCAGAAAAAGTATAAAACGAAATGGGAATTCATTTACAGAACTGTGCGTAGCACAACCGATTAATGATCGGTTTCAGGCCGACAAAGACGTTGAAGAATCAGGCTGCCACTCTAGTGGCTTCCGTCAAAGTTTAAGGTTTTCTAGCTATTTCTTAGGATTTGtacattttcaaattgaagGTTCTTATTTTGCTTGCTAAATGATAAAGTTGTGTAGTTTCTAGGCGGTTTCGTGTTAAGGGAATATATTATGTTATGTTATGTTGTTTAGGGTACCTCCGGTGCAGGGTTACCCTGGCGGATACGGATTAAGGGAATATCTGCACAATAAAAAAGGCCATTAATTGCATGTCGTCTGCTAGTAGTGAATCATGGAGGGAGGTGGGGGGGGAGGCCTTTAAATCCCACCACTTCTAGAAGGGACAAGGCCATTCATGTGTTTTCATTTCATCATGCTCACTTTGAAATTGAAGTCTGAGAGACTGAGACTAACGTATCTCTGAGCAAACAACAGAAAATCGGAGCAAACTAAACAACATATTCCTCAggatattttattttccttgcTCAAGATGAAGTACACTTCATGTCAAGACAATACTTGGAGCATTGCAAAATTCTACTTTTTACTCGTCTGAATACATATTTAATTTGGCTGTCGAAAATTCTTTTTGTCTTagacaaaaatataataataataagcgTGTTTTTCCATTACATCATTTTATTAGTCTGGGCTAACGGACCACTAGATGGCTCTAACAGCCCagctgtttttatttgaaacgATCTTCTGCAGTTCTGTAGTTATTCTGTTCTCCTTGTTTTCTCCGTAATTAAAGATTTTCTAATTTATTCAATATGCTGAGCTTGAGATATCTCCAGAAATTTAAAACGATCAAGGTATTGGTCCCTAACTGAAAGCTGTGTAaataaaattgattttctgTAAATACCCAGACAAGTGCACAACATTACGTAAGGCGATCTGCTTCAAGCTACAACAAAAGATCGACAGTTGATATTGGACTACATGGCTATTCCTTATTAGTAAGATCATCAGTCAAAATATGTTCTCTAGATTGGTTCTAAAGGGACAATTTCTATAATTTAGGCAATACCCGCTCTCACCTTTGGCCTGGGCACTTGGCAGATATACAGATGGCAATGGAAGCTTGGTGTTATAGAACACCTGTATAATAGAACATCTGCACCACCAATTCTGTTTCAGTCCACTGAGTAAGGTTCATTCCTGAATACGTCTACTCTATAGATTGAATATATTCCAAATTTTCTGCAGCATAGAAGGACTGTCAGACATGGAGTACCGAAAATTTGAACTTCATGGATCATTCGAACATGACAAGGAAATTTATATAGGACCTAGGTCATTGgttggaaatgaaaagaatgaaacTGGTGGGATGCTTTCTTCAGGACAG
This sequence is a window from Daphnia magna isolate NIES linkage group LG7, ASM2063170v1.1, whole genome shotgun sequence. Protein-coding genes within it:
- the LOC116927949 gene encoding venom allergen 3; the protein is MRSSSLIGIVLIAVMVAPRLNVLQAEKTLHLNRKQVLLPYYYLRSHWPITSGMVFRQQSTSSRSNPVFCIPDKTLAKYPVKRPKLADFLDLRVTDEEKHLILELHNQLRQRVASGKENRGSPGPQPSAISIPNLKWSQELADAAWEWAKHLAQHHKFEHGPEGTPYGQNLGFSILYGTSSRTWDWVINYEWSYGVNHMNCRWVEEFRDSWTPNNKELMEHYKNHTQFAKPIGRYTQMVWAETTHVGCAAIGYSFHPGQPVICSELSGLVRLLYVCNYSPKGNIVGQPVYKVSSNNCTSRHP